The window CTACAGTCCTTTAGCCCAGTTAGAGATGTGGCAGAGGACGGAGTAGGTACTTGGAAGGATCTGAACCACGCAGCTCGCTGACGGCAGGGTGTAAACAAAGGGACGAACTGGTGTAATGCCTGGTCGCTCGGGACGGCCAGACTGGAGGCACAAGCCCTTCGCTGGTGTCCAGGAGCGACGGGCTGGACACCAGCGAAGCGCTGCCCGAGGGACAcgggggcagaggggacagccgCCCTCAGGGGCTGCCGCCGCACCCCCGCTGCTCTCGCCGCTCTCGCCAGGCCGGGCCCGCCCCCGGTAAAAGCGCCGCCAGTGACCCGGGCCCGGGGCGCGGtgggagcggggccggccgcTCCACCGGCGGCATTCGGCAGCCCCTTCCCGAGGTCTCCGCctcggcggggccggagccggggGTGGTGCGGGCgcggccgtgccgggccgtgcctggcagcgccgggcggggcggggcggggccgcggtgCCGAGCGCCGTGAGGGGAGGCGCGGCTGTGGCGCGGCTGTGGCGCGGCACGGCtcggcacggcccggcacggGGTGATGCGGCACGGCGCGCTGGGTGCTGCCTCCTCCCGGGCCGGGGCGTGCCCAGGCGGGcggcaggaggcagggagggaggaaaagaggcggggtgggagggaccccacggCGCCGCTCGGAGCCTggcccggccccgggagcgCGACAAGCGCCTGGCACGGGATAAAGTTATCCCGGAATAAGGCTGCACGCATGTGCGTCACCCCGGATGTGAACATGCCGGCCCGGCTCCCCGCTAGCTCGCTCCGCCTGGCTCCAGCGGATGGGCTGAGCCGAGCCGTGCCGAGCCGTGCTGAGCCGAGCCGTGCCGTGCCGAGCCGTGCCCGAGGCCCTGCAGCCCGGtaggggctgggggaggccgGGCCGCCCGGCGGCCCTCGAGGGCCGAGGTGCGAAAGCCCCTCCCGGCGAGGCAGGGGCAGGTGCGCAGCCCGGGGCGAGCGGCGGGCGGGAGCCCGGGAGCGATGGATTTTCGTGGGAAGAAGTACGAGCGCGGCAGCAACTGGTCGGACCCCGAGgtggtggagctgctgcagctctgggccgACGAGTCGGTGCAGATAGAGCTGGAGAGCTGCTTGCGCAACCAGCACGTCTTCAACCGCATCGCCGAGGTGCTGCGGGAGAAGGGCATCCACCGGACGGGTGACCAGTGCCGGGAGAAGATCAAGAAGATGAAGCTGGAGTACCGGCGGATCAAGGACAATAGCAAggccccgcggggcgggcggacGTGGAAGTTCTACGAGGTGATGGACAGGGTGCTGACCAGCCGGCCGGCCCTGGCCTATGGCTCCCTGAGCGGCAGCATGATGGctcagcaggtgctgcagggcagcatgGTGGAGAGCTACCACCACCAGTTCCCCTCCTCGGCCCTGCCCTTTGGACACTCCCAGCACCCTGAGCTGATGGAAATCAAATGTGAGGAGGTGAACTCTGATGACCACAGCTTGACCCCAGAGCCCCCACAAGCCATGTCTTACCAGCAGGGCTCCCCTGAAGAACAGGAGATGGAGAGAGCCTTCTTGGAGAGGGCCCAGAACGACTCTCCCATCTCCAGGGTGGAGATTCCCATTGAAACCAGTGTTTCACCTTCAGGTAGGGATAGCCTTTGACATTGCAGCATAAGGTTTCTGCCCGTTTTCCCAGAAAGAGAAGATTATTTCTGGTGCAGAGATAGACACCTGGTTTTCTCATTGACATTTGGATCCTTGTTTTTCCACATCCCAAAAAGATTTACAGTAGAAGGCCAATATCTGAATTCATGGTGTTTTGGCCATTCCCAAAATGCAGGTATCTCACTGCAGGTAAATATATTCTAGAATTACTGAGCTAGGTGAAATACTGTGAAATCCAAAGGGCTCCATAAGCTGGGTTAGTTACATTTTTGTGTACAATGCTGACAGTAGTTGCCTTATTGATAAAAAACcatttgcttgcttttttggtATCACCTGAATGCAACCAGAGCTGTCTGCTGTCCTCATGCTGAATTGTATCAGGGCACCCTCTTCTGCCATGGTTGCACTATAAACCTGCAGGTGAAACTGTCCTTGcactgttttaaaatgtattccAGACCTAATATTTTAGCCCACTCAGCAGTGAAGAATATTTGGGAATAATCAATGCCTGACTTTCTGAGCTATTCAGTGGGACTTGGGAAGAAGATGTTTTTGAAAGTCACTGGCAGAAACAGTGTATTTGTTTACAGGAGATGAGATTCTTGCACTGAAAATGCAGTTGGCATTGCTTAACTACCAGGAAAGGTACAGTCTGGGAATCCTGGAGATTTCAAACCGGTCTAGGACAGGCTGATGGAAGACCATGAAATTTGTGCAGAAGAAGAGATGATAACAAATGTGAGGGTAATGTCTGAGGTCAGGAAGAAATGGTATGTCCTCTTGGCTCTGGTGCTTGTATAGTTAGCCTATGAAGGGAACTGATATGATCATTCAGGTTAATATGGAGGCCGTGTAAGGGGCTGGCAGCATCATGGTGTGCCCAATGTGTGATGttaaaaacaaacttaaaaaaagTTTGCAAACCTCaggagtttttttctttgtttttgtttttacttttgtttttactttgtttttttctataaaCTCTGTAGAAGATGAAAGGGTGTTCTTAggacagggaggagaaggaagcaaAGCATACCCATGCCACTTTTCTTGCTGCACTTTTTCTTCTTCGCTTTTGTGTATTCACAGGTTTCAGTGAGCCAAACATGGCAAACTCATCACGGATCCAGAATGTCGTTCCGCGGCCTGGCTTCTCTGCCTTGCATCGGCTGAGAAGAAAGCGGAAAGGCCAGCGCATGAGGGACCCGCTCGATGATCTGCTGCTGAAGACTCTGACGTCTCAGCGGGCCATGGAGGAGCGCTTCCTGCAGATGGAAGAACGCCGCTATCAGCGCGATTTGGACGTGGAGGAGCGCCGGATGCAACTGGAGCAGCGCCGCTTTGAACTGGAGCGTGAACATGAGTTTCGCATGTTCAATGTCTTTGCTCAGATGCTCACCATCCTCAAGCAGAGCCACAgtggctcctcctcctctgttgCCATGCCTCAGGGTTTGGACTTCAGCCAGGCGCTGTCTGAAATTGAGGGAATGGGAGGAAGAGGGAGCAACCTGCAGGAGATGAAGGTTCGGCCGCTTGCCAAGAGGAGGGTGGACATGCACAGCTTCTGTAACCCCAGCGGCTTCCAGAGAAGCCCCTACCTCTCTGCTCGTGGCAACTTTGCCAACATTTTTCAAGGCTCCACTGAGGAAGGGTACAAAGCCTATCACGCTGACAAGTATGATGAAGACAAGAACCCCAATGTGAGTAAGAACCTCTAAGTGTTTTCCTGGCTTCCTTGTTaggaaaaaatagtttcttAGAGGTTTGCTGACAGATGTGCTAAAACTGTGGAGTTTTTTTTGATCTTCCTAATACAAGGTGAGTCAAACTGTTTGTTTGAGGACAAGAAATTAAAAGTAGCTTTGAGGATCATCTAGATACCAAAGATGAATGCTGTGTTTTGCTCAGGTTTGCATGCTCTGATTTCTTTGTCAGGGTAGTAGTAGCAGTAGCAGACTTTGAAAGATACAAGAAATCTGTGGGGACAGAGCTCAAGTTCCTCCTTCCACCACATCACCTCTGTTGCCCACTGAGGACTGTCTCTGATTGTCTGATTATAGCTGATTATTGCAGATGATGGGTGTAGGAAGTAGAACTACTAAGTAGTAGCCTTTTTTTTATAATTACTGTTAATAACACTCAGCACTTCTTCTGCCCGTTTACATTCAGCTGCTCAGTTTTATGTAGCTCGTCATAGCCCTCTTGTGGCACAAAGGCTGTGCTAATAGTTCATGGCAAGTTATTACTGAGTAACAAAGATAGTACAAATAACAATTTATATGTGGATTACTTTTAATTAGATCTTTCATTCACATACTGAACtacttgaaattttaaaaatattttattattagcCTTGACTTTATTTGCCCTAGATTGTTAAACTAGAAACACACAGGGAAGTTTATGTTATAAGGTGTATTATAAGGTACAGGCTGCTGCTTCTACAAACTGTTGTCTATGTAGGAGGtagtttttttaaacaaataccTAAAATTAGACTTGCACTTTAATAACATCAGAAGTGTACAGTTGTTTagattttctttcacatttaaaaaaatttgtttaCCCAAACTCTTCCAATAATGAGAATGTACATGTAGATTTGAACTCTTCAGGATCTAATGCCATACTGTATATGGCCAAATCATAAACCTGGAACTGTAGGGTCATCTCTCCAGAGGggaaaattcagtattttaactACTTATGATGACTACATATTTATATGGTTTTTGAGCAAATCAGTAGAGCGGAATAGTAATTAATGGTAACAAATGCTTTTAAGATAAAGAAATATATCCAAAACCTTGTTTAAAACTGCTGTTGAAGGgtaaaacttgttttttttccagagttgTTTTAGGGTTTCTTTTTTAGTTACATATAATAGTGAGTGAATTCAAGATTAAGTTAAACATGTTTGTAAAGAAGTTGGTCTGTAAAGCAGTATAAACTATTAGTACGTGTTCATTTACAGACAGTTAATTGACTAAGAAGCCAAGTGCTTGGGACATGTATGGAAACGTACACACATAGATGAATGTCATGAGTTATATATGGTGAAGTTCATCTGAACTGTCTTTTGACTATTCCTTAGTAAGCTTTTTGGAGGCAATTTAGTGAAGTGATAGCTAAGTGGTGTACTTACATGTTTTATGTGTCTATAAACaatattgtttctttttctaggGTATAATAAATTTTGGCACCAGTGAGAACAAGCTCTGCTTTGACCTGATGTCCAAGCGGGTAAGTTCTattccaaaataaaacactCAATTTGCTGTGCAGTTCCTCTTCAAAGCTTGCACTTTCCTAGAGTTCCTGCTGTTACTCAGGCTTCTCTGGTAAAGTTTTTCATTGtgaattttaaatttgttgGAAGTCACTTTTGAATACAACTACttgtacatttatttatttcattttcccagGAGGATAGATGggtgtttttctcttcctcttcatgATAGGTTTACCTCTGGGGACGTACTTATTTCAGAAAACTAGGTGAAAATaagaagaattttatttttccctgcttACAGTAGATGATTTAATACAgatgttttgaaatacattttgaacTCTATTTAATTTTGAGTATCTTTACATCTGTCCATTATAAAGTCACACAACTTGGACAACTGGTTCTGAACTCACCTGAAGCGTGCAAATGTGGCAGCAGTGAAATCTCTCAAAATCAGACTGgatcagctgctgcctgctggcttTGCACCAGGCAGAGGATTGGAACACATAGCAGAActgaaaaagtagaaaaagcCAAAAGGAGACAACAGAACTGTACTGTAGAGGAATGCTTCTAGATTTCCATTAAAATCACTGCCCAGGTGGCAGGCAGCCTTTGAGGTGGGCAGGTAGCACTTTTTCCTACTTGTGGttgtgtgcagggagggaaggTGGCACAGGGTTGGACAGTCAGTCTCTGCAGTTTGAAGTTCATGGTTGGTCCCATTCCACCACTTCCCACCCTCAAAATGTTCcctgttttatttctgcctgctgctccacTGACTCGGGGGATGCTACCCCACCACTCTGCCTTCCAGCTAAAGGAACAGgtaaggcagagctgctgcctgcacggAAAGGCGTCTTCCAGGCTGTGTAGGTGatgccttccttccttcactGTCCTCTCCCCTTTAAACTAACACCACATCTGCAGTAAGCAGTGCAGAGGGAGACAGTAATCAGCTGCATTTTAATTAGCCCTTCTGTGAAAGAGAGTTGAGACTTTGTCAGGTGTCGTGTTCATGCTTGTGGCAACAAGCAGAGCAAAGCTGTTGTTGCCAGCTTCTCAGTCCTCACAGCCTTGAGTAACAGTATGGATTCACTGAGTGCAGCATCAGCTGGGATTGTaggcaaatatttttttgctgtttgggATTTAAAATACCTACTGCTGCCACTGAATAATGTATCCAGTTTCTGTTTTCAACTTCTGACCCTTAAATTAGAGAATACTTAACACGTTACTTTTAGGGGTTCTCCTCTTATTAATTCATAGCCATTTTTGGCCAAGTCTGCTGGTATGTTTGGTGTGTCATTCTCCAGAGAAGTTTAATAGAGAGATGTAAGGAGGCACACTTCTTGGAGTTACATAGACTCCAAGAACATCTACAGCTGAATAAAGAAACTTTTATCCTATAATATCAGGTTGTAATTCTGCATGGGATAAGAATATTGTCTTTAAACTCCAGAGCTTGGCACCAGTTATTAAAGCACCTATGGAAAATGTTATGGTTTTGTTATCATGTGCAAAACTTTCACACTGCATGTGGAatttccctcctcctttgcAATTTCACCTACTTGTGTCACCCCCACTTTTTTAGTATTAACTCACAGATTTGGTTGCCATTAAATATTTGGAAGGGATATTGTACACAATACTTGTTTACTGCCATTTTGTTTATCTAAAATGTTCTCTCTGCCTGTATCAACACTGTGCTTTCCTTCACTGAACTGGATTATGTGAAACCCTGATACTTGTAACCTTGAAAATATTTAGGTAAAAGCAGGGTGCACACTTTATCTAATTATAAATGTTAAAAGGACCTCCACAGTTCAGGTCAATCTGTCTTTGAGATCAGAAGAAACTTCTCATAAAGAACTAAGTGCCTGCCCTGGGGAATAATTATTAGGATgatgatttaatttttctcctgtcttttGAAACCTCCTGTTACACTTCAACACCAAAATGATCAGAAATATAAatctgaaggagctgcagtaACTTTGAACTGAGACATAAATGAAAGCtgtaattcattaaaaaattaatatattgaaagtttattaaagaaaatacatatttgacCCTGATTCAAATTCCTTTCTAACTCTTTTTGACAGTCTAGACCTGAGCTTTCACAACCAGGGCTTATTTTTCCAGCTAAAAGCTGTTGTCCTCAGAGCTTGGGCAAAACACTCTTGGGTTTGCTTCATTTGCTGAGAAAGCCTTTTGCAGGTACCTTGGTTATGGGCATCGTATGTTGCCTGTTCTGCATCCTTTTTGTAGACTTCTGTGCAGTGAAGTTTTGCCTGAAATAACTTAGCAGAAGCCCGTAGTTCATACAGCCTGAAGGTATCACAGATCAGTTTGCTGGTCCTCCTTGCTTCTCCGAGCTGCATTAGTTTTGATGGTCAGTAGCTTTCCCAATCCAGTTTTACAACTGTTGAAGTTGCACAAGTGTCTGTGCAGATGTGTGTCTGTACATGGATCCTGTCTATCTCCACATTTCCCTCATCAGTAACTGGGCTTTTAATGATTCTTCTCATTTCTCCAAGCTGACACAGGCTGATATGAATCTGATGGACCCTTCACTGCTTCAGTATCCTGACTGGAAAGGACATCTCTTGTAAGTCTTTTCTGGAACGCTGCTCTTTTTGACTACTTGTTTAATAAACAAATGGATGAATGGAAGAACAAACCTCTTCTGCTACATTCTCTAGTTAAAACTTTTCTAGGTCACTTAATCatctttttctttgcaaaacttCACATTAGCTGTCCTACCAGCTCATCCAGTTATGTGAGAGAAGGTGCAAGTTTTCTAAAGGAGAGTTTTAAAAGCACTTGTATACATTACCAAATTGGATAACTCCAAACAATTCTTTGGAACATAGTGAACACTTGGGGTTGTTAATCCTTCTCTTCTGTGCCAGATTAAAGCTCATCAGAAACGCATGCACCATTATAGGCATTATCTGCGACACCTCTACTAGGTGTAAAAATCATGTCTGTTCCATGGGCCAGAGCTATCCTGTTTTCTAGCTATTTTCACCAGACTTTACTGTCCCTGACTTGACTTTCCTAAGATGTGAACCTGGTTTGGAAGTCCAGCCTCTTGGAGAATATTTGAATCAGTATTTGCTTACGTGTATTTTTCAGTTTACGGGAAGAAGTGGCTCGATTTTTGACCTATTACTGCAAGGCCCCTGCACCTCTTAAAGCAGAGAATGTAGGTAACCCAGTGTCCATTGGTGTCTGTTCTAATGTATTGCCATTTGTTGAGAAAGAGTTTCAGattctgtttttttaaacaaatgatTTGGTAAGAATGCAAGCTGTTACCATGTAAATGAGATTGATTCTTCATTTCAGTAGCTTGTCCGCCAAAACCTTTCAGGTCTACTGTATATTTGCATCATGTTTCACTTCTGTGTGCTAACTCCTTCTGCCTGTACTCTCAATAGGGCTTTATATTTTCATCTCCCTATTTAGCTCAGGGACCTACTATGCTTGTATCCCTCAGCCTTGACAAAGAGTGCCCACTGTTTCAGTTGAGCTTCATGTCATCGCATTCCTCTGTTATATCTCAAGACAAAGATTTGTAATTAAGCCAAGAGTTAGTTTTAGCCTGTAAAATTTGTGGCAGTGTTGCTAGAAAGACATCAAGACCTGAGTCTCTGCAGGACTTGCTGTCTTGTGAGAGATACAGCCTGGATGAAGGGACCTGTGGGGTCAGGAATTCCTGTCTCTGCTCAgtgctgaaggcagcaggaaCTGGTGCAGCCATTGCTTTTCTGGCTGCAGTAATTCAACAGAAGCCCATACTTCATGTGAACTGAGGCTGCCACTGATCGGTTTGCTGATCACTGCCTCTTCAAGGTACCAGGTTCTTCCTGATACTTGGAATGAAGCTCATGGTACCTGCGGGCATTTGTCCTGTAGGAGCAGGAGTCAAACCTGCTTCTGTACGAGACAGTAGTTTCCACTTTTGCACAAATTTGGCAGGGGATGAGAACTGCTGTTACCATAAAGAAGTGATAACACATATTAACTGTTGAAAAGTATTTTGCTTTACTAGCATCTCAGAACTCCTTCCCAACTTTTTCCCTACTTTAAGCCTATTCTTTTTCTAAATTGCTTATTAGGATCAAAAATGGCACCAGCACAATGTATCTGTGAAAGAACAGGATTAAAGTTATTCTGGTAGAAGTGGGGTTTCACCAGGAAAATCCCAATGGAAAATTAGGGAGAAAGTTTATTTCTGTGATATTGCCAGGAATTATTATTTTAGAATGTTGACTTTCTATGTATGGATTTATCACtagcttctctctttcttctgtaGGTGATTGTTTTAAATGGTTGTGgctctttattttctgtattagcTACAGTCCTTTGTGATCCAGGGGGTAAGTGGATGGTTGAAAtatagttttgttttggtttgttttttttgtgctgGTAAATATGTTGCTTTGTTAAAATACTGTTAGACAGAAGTGAAGTAGTGCAATTGCCTGCTGCAAAGTTCTTGTTTCCTGCAAAGTTGTGCTGTGAAAATTCTTCATTTCCATGCGTGCAGATGTGCACTCACACTTGGTGCCTGCCCTGTCTGCCTTCACTGTTTTTGTGGTGCCCTGTTTTAGTTTGCCAGACTAGATACTGCCTATACTCATCGTTACCTGGGCTCTTGTGGAAGATTAAAcaattaatgtaaaaataaagtgaaGAAAGAGGCAGTAGAATGACAATGTTTCCAGGGCACACAGCTGTAAAAACACTTTCATGTTTAGCTAAAGCACACTAGGAGAGAAGACTGTGACCTGTTGATAATgaactttgttttcttggttgCAGAAGCTATTCTGATTGCTACTCCCTTTTACGGTGGTATTACCCAGAGTGTGTTCCTCTATGGTAATGTCAAACTGGTGTACGTCTATTTGGACAGTAAGGTAAGGTCTGAGAGAAGGGAGTAATAACTTCTGCAGTTAAACTGGAATGCTGAGCTTTGGGAACCCCTGCAAGCAGTTTTCAGAACAAGGGTATTCTACAGCCAGTGAACATTTACAGAGTTTATTGCTGGGAAAATGAGGACATAGTTTACAAAAAAGTCACTTGAGGCCATGAATCTGGATTCcagttttgtcttttcttgtATCTTACTCCCAATAAAAAtccttgaaaggaaaaaaaaaattaccattttgAACCTTGGAGAGAGAAGTTATTTTGTGTCCTACTGAAGGTGGTCCCGGGGTGGAAGAGCAGATGGAGATCTTGCATTGCTTTAGTTATTCAAGGATAGCAAGAAAATCCTGGTTTTGGCaaagaaaataccttttcttttattttacttattgaTTTACTTATCCTTTCTGTAGTATAAAAGGATAAGAAGATGATTGCTCGGTCATCATTGTtgggggtttattttctttcagggAACATTTCTCAGTGGATTGGCTCAAGGCAGTCTCTACTGAAACAACTTTGcctttttaatcttttttatgTCTTTCAGATTACTGGAACAAGCACTCGGCCTTTTCAGCTTACAgtggaaaaactggaaaaagcCTTGCAGGATGCCCAGGCAGGGGTGAGTTTAGTTGAGCTTCACATAACCACCTAAATTTACAATATATTGGAAATGTCACATCCCAGAAGTGGCTTAAAGATCCAAGTATTTTCAAAACCTAGCACCCGACTTTCTGGTTGTCCTTGTAGACCATCTGAGATGATGGCTTGCAGACTCAGGGGCAGTTCTAGGGGGAATCCCTCAGTGTTGTGTCCATCCCGTTTTGGTCACATCAGAAAGGACAAACCAAACTATTCACAAAGCACTGGAACCCATTCATATCaccaaaaaaaatttacttGGGTGTGCACTTGGGATTACCCAGGATTTCTCCCTCAGAAAGGCCAGCTGAATTACCTGAAAACTGACTGCTCtacacagcagggcagatgaATACACTAAGAATGCTGAGAGTTTTTTGCAGGAGGGAACTCTAGAGGATAAAATGCAAGTGGATATCACTTTTCTGAAGAGTTAATCTGTAAGTTTGGCATTGTCCTAAATCCCATAGCTGCATCTTTGAATTGTTACCAGCTCTGACATCTCCAGCCAAGTGTGTTTTATATGAGTACACTTTACATCCACCTAACTCAAATTCTCATCTTTCTTGTCACATTCATGGGCAATCTTCAGTAATTTACTACTTCCCAGTTACTAATGCAGCTTAGAAAAAGTATTTCCATGCTGAGAGCATGTGAGACCATCTTTCTCATTAATTGGTTGACCAGATGGCAACCAATTACTTGGTGGTGGCAATTCTCTCTTTTCAAAATCATGGATTAATTCTATAACATTTTGCTCATTTCACTTTGCAAACTATTTaattctaaaaaaaccccaaatcttaATTTGTGGCTGAAAGTTTTCTCATGCAAATCTAACCTTTGAGGTGAAAAGTCATGGTGGAAGCTTCAGGGGAATCCTGTGTCACACTCAAGTGAGGGACTGCTCAAGTAGAGGAACTGAAAATTTATCCCATGATAGGCACTCTCTTAATACTGTGGTATTTGTATTCTGCAGGGTGTCACTGTAAGGGCCTTAATTCTTCtgaatccccaaaatccccttgGGGACATCTACTCTGTGGCAGAACTACGGGATTACCTGGAATTTGCTAAAAGGTATGTCAGTTTAGAAGGCTGAGTCAGATAGAGCTTTCAGAATCTGATGGACTACTTGCTGGCCCTGAATTTATTTGTGAATATCTTTTAAGTCAGGCAAATAGTCTGTTCTTCACACACATTGGTGGATTtaagaaaggagagaggagggcTGGGATCATGGACCATGCAGTCATCTGGAGTGGCAGAGCAACTTGCATCAAGGAatgcaagttttatttttcagtaatcCAAAGAAACACTATTGGCACTGTGCTTCCCTGATAGGAAGCTGAGTTCTTTTCCTCTCCGTTTCTCTGTATCTGTAAAGACAAAGAAGCAAATGAATATGAGTTCCCAATTTCATCATGGAGTATTGAGATTTAGATTCTTTGAGATGCTGAGTGGGTGGGTAGTAAATATAGGAATTAATTTTCACATTGGCAATGATAGAATCTTTTTCTTGTTACGTGGTTACAGTGGGTGACAGTTAAGCAGGTATACCTCAAGTCATTTCAATATACCCAAAATGAATCTAAGTTGagaaaaattgctttatttctgcaaaatttgGTGTCTCCTCTTCTTTATATAAAGCAAGTATTTGCAAGCCTGAATTTATGTCTGTTAAAGCAGAAGCAGCCTTCTTTTGTAATCtccattttgtctttttgcaGACATGAATTGCATGTGATAGTAGATGAGATCTACATGCTGTCAGTTTTTGATGAATCAGCCACGTTTCACAGTGTCCTAGGCATGGACAGGTAAAAACAGCTCCTACTTCCCTGGCCATCTTCCAGTGACAATTCAACATGAGGCTTTGCTGAGAACTTGTGACTGGAAGTGAAGTCATGAGCTGGCAAATTCTGAATCCACATTACATTGATTTAgttcccttttattttattttttatttttttgtaatttctgaATGGCAAATGCATTTTGTCAAA is drawn from Prinia subflava isolate CZ2003 ecotype Zambia chromosome 5, Cam_Psub_1.2, whole genome shotgun sequence and contains these coding sequences:
- the ACCS gene encoding 1-aminocyclopropane-1-carboxylate synthase-like protein 1 isoform X1, which codes for MDFRGKKYERGSNWSDPEVVELLQLWADESVQIELESCLRNQHVFNRIAEVLREKGIHRTGDQCREKIKKMKLEYRRIKDNSKAPRGGRTWKFYEVMDRVLTSRPALAYGSLSGSMMAQQVLQGSMVESYHHQFPSSALPFGHSQHPELMEIKCEEVNSDDHSLTPEPPQAMSYQQGSPEEQEMERAFLERAQNDSPISRVEIPIETSVSPSGFSEPNMANSSRIQNVVPRPGFSALHRLRRKRKGQRMRDPLDDLLLKTLTSQRAMEERFLQMEERRYQRDLDVEERRMQLEQRRFELEREHEFRMFNVFAQMLTILKQSHSGSSSSVAMPQGLDFSQALSEIEGMGGRGSNLQEMKVRPLAKRRVDMHSFCNPSGFQRSPYLSARGNFANIFQGSTEEGYKAYHADKYDEDKNPNGIINFGTSENKLCFDLMSKRLTQADMNLMDPSLLQYPDWKGHLFLREEVARFLTYYCKAPAPLKAENVIVLNGCGSLFSVLATVLCDPGEAILIATPFYGGITQSVFLYGNVKLVYVYLDSKITGTSTRPFQLTVEKLEKALQDAQAGGVTVRALILLNPQNPLGDIYSVAELRDYLEFAKRHELHVIVDEIYMLSVFDESATFHSVLGMDRLPDPQRTHVMWGITKDFAVSGIRFGTLYTENQDVVNAVASLCYFHGVCGPVQHKVAQLLRDRDWINQVYLRTNHARLKAAHTYVTDELKTLGVPFLNRNAGFFVWIDFRKYLKTGTFEEELLLWKRFLDNKVLLSCGKAFECSEPGWFRIIFADKTHRLQLGMQRIRKVLEEREQEILAEEKEQPCQSDQDGKADSTDEVIFVSRHQDPTCASSSSLGDLIGLLQQQMRSSDWLQKNTAEQFAQEKPEIYDVFSKLVGKQ
- the ACCS gene encoding 1-aminocyclopropane-1-carboxylate synthase-like protein 1 isoform X2: MANSSRIQNVVPRPGFSALHRLRRKRKGQRMRDPLDDLLLKTLTSQRAMEERFLQMEERRYQRDLDVEERRMQLEQRRFELEREHEFRMFNVFAQMLTILKQSHSGSSSSVAMPQGLDFSQALSEIEGMGGRGSNLQEMKVRPLAKRRVDMHSFCNPSGFQRSPYLSARGNFANIFQGSTEEGYKAYHADKYDEDKNPNGIINFGTSENKLCFDLMSKRLTQADMNLMDPSLLQYPDWKGHLFLREEVARFLTYYCKAPAPLKAENVIVLNGCGSLFSVLATVLCDPGEAILIATPFYGGITQSVFLYGNVKLVYVYLDSKITGTSTRPFQLTVEKLEKALQDAQAGGVTVRALILLNPQNPLGDIYSVAELRDYLEFAKRHELHVIVDEIYMLSVFDESATFHSVLGMDRLPDPQRTHVMWGITKDFAVSGIRFGTLYTENQDVVNAVASLCYFHGVCGPVQHKVAQLLRDRDWINQVYLRTNHARLKAAHTYVTDELKTLGVPFLNRNAGFFVWIDFRKYLKTGTFEEELLLWKRFLDNKVLLSCGKAFECSEPGWFRIIFADKTHRLQLGMQRIRKVLEEREQEILAEEKEQPCQSDQDGKADSTDEVIFVSRHQDPTCASSSSLGDLIGLLQQQMRSSDWLQKNTAEQFAQEKPEIYDVFSKLVGKQ